One segment of Triticum aestivum cultivar Chinese Spring chromosome 2A, IWGSC CS RefSeq v2.1, whole genome shotgun sequence DNA contains the following:
- the LOC123186147 gene encoding BTB/POZ and MATH domain-containing protein 1: MGNRSSSSAKPGQSPSETASRCLTESFTGTHDFEIINYSLLVGMGVGKFVSSSTFCVGGYNWNIRLYPDGVTKDHAGKGSVFLHHLCSPDSKGVRTKFTLSVLEKHGQVTRALVDHIFPRAHTSDGFGYTRFFDNSKLKSMPDLYYGSLTIRCVLTIIKESHTELKTNLAVAPPSNLQEHLRHMHVDGDGADVTFSVRGQLFNAHRCLLAARSPVFKAELFGPMKENSTRCIEIDDIEPQVFEALLHFIYTDCMMDGYEEGKTENLQHLLVAADLYGVERLRVMCEGKLCDSIDLKTVATTLTLAEQHNCGVLKKACIEFLASGKTLEAVKKTDSDVFKHLEASCPHLMQEILFARMPPM, encoded by the coding sequence ATGGGCAACAGATCGTCTTCCTCAGCTAAGCCTGGCCAGTCTCCGTCCGAGACGGCGTCGAGATGCCTCACGGAGAGCTTCACGGGGACCCACGATTTTGAGATTATCAACTACTCGCTGCTCGTTGGCATGGGCGTCGGCAAGTTCGTAAGCTCGAGCACATTCTGCGTCGGTGGCTACAACTGGAATATCAGGCTCTATCCGGACGGAGTCACGAAAGACCACGCTGGCAAAGGGTCAGTGTTTTTGCACCATCTCTGCTCACCGGATTCAAAGGGTGTGAGGACAAAGTTCACATTAAGCGTTCTGGAGAAACACGGCCAAGTAACCAGGGCTCTAGTCGACCACATCTTTCCTCGAGCTCATACTAGTGACGGTTTCGGCTACACCAGATTCTTCGACAATTCAAAGCTGAAATCAATGCCAGACCTCTACTATGGCTCATTGACCATAAGGTGCGTACTCACCATCATAAAAGAATCTCACACGGAGCTTAAGACGAACCTTGCCGTGGCTCCACCGTCGAATCTGCAAGAGCATCTCCGGCACATGCATGTGGATGGAGATGGTGCAGATGTGACATTCAGTGTTCGTGGCCAATTGTTCAATGCCCACAGATGTTTGTTGGCTGCACGGTCCCCGGTTTTCAAGGCAGAACTCTTCGGTCCGATGAAAGAAAACTCAACTCGGTGCATCGAGATTGATGACATTGAGCCACAAGTCTTTGAGGCCCTTCTTCACTTTATATACACAGATTGCATGATGGATGGTTATGAAGAAGGAAAAACTGAAAATCTACAACACCTACTAGTTGCGGCGGATCTATATGGAGTGGAGAGGTTGAGGGTTATGTGTGAAGGTAAATTATGTGATAGCATCGACTTGAAAACAGTCGCGACAACGCTAACTTTAGCGGAGCAACATAACTGCGGGGTTCTCAAAAAAGCATGTATTGAGTTTCTAGCATCAGGGAAGACACTTGAAGCTGTGAAGAAAACAGATTCAGATGTATTCAAACATCTCGAGGCAAGCTGTCCTCATCTCATGCAGGAGATTTTATTCGCAAGGATGCCTCCCATGTGA
- the LOC123191906 gene encoding BTB/POZ and MATH domain-containing protein 1-like translates to MANRRTWDTDHFCAADISPTFPGFVRRSKLTSRRYLVDDCLTIRCVVTLVNPRTERTTAGPAAAAPLPEMLGHLERMLRDGKGADVTIDVAGRAFRVHRCMLAARSPVFDAELFGPMKGKGTEHIEVPDMEPAVFEMLLHFIYTDSLPGDGEDCGVAMTQHLLVAADRYGVDKLKQACDVKLRRSLDVRTVATTLALAEQHQCPLLRDATTTRVTLEGVLKCLPKSPSSMHRCMLAARSPVFDAELFGPMKGKGTEHIEVPDMEPAVFEMLLRFIYTDSLPGDGEDCGVAMTQHLLVAADRYGVDKLKQACDVKLRRSLDVRTVATTLVLAEQHQCPLLRDTDSRCSCASSTRTRCRATARTAASR, encoded by the exons ATGGCAAACAGGAGGACGTGGGACACAGACCACTTCTGCGCTGCGGACATTAGCCCGACGTTTCCAGGATTTGTGCGCAGATCCAAGCTTACATCACGGCGGTACCTCGTCGACGACTGCCTCACAATCAGGTGCGTCGTCACCCTCGTCAATCCTCGCACGGAGCGCACGACGGCCGGCCCGGCAGCCGCCGCTCCGCTGCCGGAGATGCTCGGCCACCTCGAGCGCATGCTCAGAGACGGCAAGGGCGCAGACGTGACAATCGACGTCGCCGGCCGAGCGTTCCGCGTGCACCGGTGCATGCTCGCCGCGCGCTCGCCGGTTTTCGACGCCGAGCTCTTTGGCCCGATGAAGGGCAAGGGCACGGAGCACATTGAG GTACCCGACATGGAGCCGGCGGTCTTCGAGATGCTCCTGCACTTCATCTACACGGACTCGCTGCCGGGCGACGGCGAGGACTGCGGCGTCGCGATGACGCAGCACCTGCTGGTTGCCGCGGATCGGTACGGGGTGGACAAGCTGAAGCAGGCGTGCGACGTGAAGCTGCGCAGAAGCTTGGACGTGCGGACCGTGGCGACCACGTTGGCGCTGGCGGAGCAGCACCAGTGCCCGCTGCTGAGGGACGCCACTACAACACGAGTCACATTAGAAGGCGTTTTAAAATGCCTCCCAAA GTCTCCTTCTTCTATGCACCGGTGCATGCTCGCCGCGCGCTCGCCGGTTTTCGACGCCGAGCTCTTTGGCCCGATGAAGGGCAAGGGCACGGAGCACATTGAGGTACCCGACATGGAGCCGGCGGTCTTCGAGATGCTCCTGCGCTTCATCTACACGGACTCGCTGCCGGGCGACGGCGAGGACTGCGGCGTCGCGATGACGCAGCACCTGCTGGTTGCCGCGGATCGGTACGGGGTGGACAAGCTGAAGCAGGCGTGCGACGTGAAGCTGCGCAGAAGCTTGGACGTGCGGACCGTGGCGACCACGTTGGTGCTGGCGGAGCAGCACCAGTGCCCGCTGCTGAGGGACACGGACTCGAGATGCTCCTGCGCTTCATCTACACGGACTCGCTGCCGGGCGACGGCGAGGACTGCGGCGTCGCGATGA